A window of Acidobacteriota bacterium genomic DNA:
ATGGGTTACTTGAAATATCGAAATTCTTAGAAGGAAACGGAATAGATTGGTTTGGTGTCAACTGCTTGGAAGAAGCTTCATGCCTGAGAAGAAATAAAGTTGAGCTTCCGATTATTATTCTTGGATACGTTCCACCCGTTGATTTGAAAGAGGTTTCAGAAAATAATTTTAGAATCACCCTATACAATGAAGAAGTAATTGAAGAGCTTGGAAATGTTTCATCTGAAATAAATAAGAAAATTTTTATTCATTTAAAGCTTGAAACCGGAACTAATCGGCAGGGCATAAGAAAAGAAAATCTTGGGGATTTTGTAAAAAAAATAAAAAAACATAAAAATTTATACATAGAGGGAGTTTCAACTCATTTTGCAAATATTGAAGATACTACAGACCATACATATGCAATGGAACAGCTTGAACGATTTAGAGAAATGGCAAAAATTGTCCACAGGAATACTGAAAATACATTGATGAAACATACTGCCTGTACAGCAGCAACAATTCTTTTTCCAAAAACTTATTTTAACATGGTCAGAGTTGGAATCGGTTTATACGGATTATGGCCTTCGAGAGAAACTCTTCTCTCATCCAAACGAAATGGGAGAAGGTCTATTACCTTAAGGCCTGTTTTGGCATGGAAGACAAGAATAGCCCAGATTAAAAATGTATCAAAAGGAGAATACATAGGTTATGGATGTACTTATAAAACTACAAGAAATTCAAAGATCGCTGTAATCCCTGTTGGTTATTATGATGGATACGACAGAAAGTTGAGCAATAATTCTTATGCATTGATTAAAGGGATGAGAGCTCCGGTTAGAGGAAGGGTTGCAATGAACATGTTCATGGTTGATGTCACTGATATTCCCGGCGTGAGTCTTGAGGATGAAGTGGTGCTTCTGGGAAGGCAGGGGAATGAAGCAATTACAGCCGATTATTTAGCTTCTCTGTGTGGAACGATAAATTATGAAATTGTATCAAGGATTAATCCTTTAATTCCAAGAATTACAGTTAAATAAATAATCGAATTTACATTTGAAAAATCTGATAAATGTTCGTGAGTGCTTGAGGCTAATTTTGCTGATTTTTAAAGTTTTGTTAACCCCTGACAGAATAAATTTTTTTGGGGTTGAGTAATTTAGTTAAGTAGTATTTAATTTTATTTAATAGAAATAAAAATGCTTATTAAAGTTGAGGAGAGAGATATGAAAAGAAAGATTTTATTAATTTTATTTATGTTTTTTTGTCTTATCAATTATAAAATAATCTCAAAAGATGAAGATTATTTAGGAGACATTGAAAAGAATATCTCAGATATAAAAGATAAAATAATAAATTTTAGAAGAGAAATGCATTCTGACCCGGAACTTTCTAACAGAGAATTCAGAACTATGGAAAGAGTGGCCGGATATCTGACTTCGATCGGGATAAAATATACAAAAGGAATTGCAAATACAGGGGTGGTAGCTCTAATCGAGGGGAAATTTCATGGCAAAACTGTGGCGATAAGAGGGGATATGGATGCGCTCCCAATCCAGGAAGAAAATGACCTGCCATTTAAATCAAAAAATCCTAACGTAATGCATGCCTGCGGTCATGACATTCACACTTCTGTTGCTCTTGGAACTGTGGAGGTTCTCAATAGAATGAAAAACAGAATTAAAGGAAATGTCAAAATAATTTTTCAGCCGGCTGAAGAGGGTGCTCCAGAGGGAGAAGAAGGCGGAGCTGATTTAATGGTAAAACAAGGTGTTCTTGATAATCCAAGACCTGAAGCAATTTTTGCCCTTCATGTAAACCCTGATTTAGAGACTGGAAAAATTGGTTTTACTCCTGGTTCTGCAATGGCAAACTCCGATGGATTTGAAATCATAATATATGGTAAAAAATCGCATGGAGCATATCCTCATTTGGGAATAGATGCAATCTATATCTCAGCTCAATTTATCACCAGCATTCAGGCAATAATAAGCAGAGAATTAGACATTCTGGATCCATCTGCGGTAACCGTCGGAATTATAGAAGGTGGGGTTAGATCTAACATAATAGCAGATAGGGTGAAAATGATAGGGACTATAAGAACCTTGAGCAAGAAGCACAGGCAAAAGGTTCCAGAATTAATTGAGAGAATATTGAAAGGCGTAACTGAAAGTTATGGAGGAACTTATAAATTCAATTATAGAGAAGGAGTGCCTATGCTTTACAACAATCCTGAACTTACAGAGTGGGCTGCAGGAATTGCCAGAAATATCATCGGCGAAAAAAATGTTATCCAGCTAAAACCTCAACTTGGAGCTGAGGATTTTTCATTTTTTGCCCAGAAAATACCCGGGGTTTTATTCTGGCTGGGT
This region includes:
- the alr gene encoding alanine racemase; the protein is MEKDKGGLIQWVELDVASLKHNIDEFRRLVGKNVEICGVVKANAYGHGLLEISKFLEGNGIDWFGVNCLEEASCLRRNKVELPIIILGYVPPVDLKEVSENNFRITLYNEEVIEELGNVSSEINKKIFIHLKLETGTNRQGIRKENLGDFVKKIKKHKNLYIEGVSTHFANIEDTTDHTYAMEQLERFREMAKIVHRNTENTLMKHTACTAATILFPKTYFNMVRVGIGLYGLWPSRETLLSSKRNGRRSITLRPVLAWKTRIAQIKNVSKGEYIGYGCTYKTTRNSKIAVIPVGYYDGYDRKLSNNSYALIKGMRAPVRGRVAMNMFMVDVTDIPGVSLEDEVVLLGRQGNEAITADYLASLCGTINYEIVSRINPLIPRITVK
- a CDS encoding M20 family metallopeptidase; amino-acid sequence: MKRKILLILFMFFCLINYKIISKDEDYLGDIEKNISDIKDKIINFRREMHSDPELSNREFRTMERVAGYLTSIGIKYTKGIANTGVVALIEGKFHGKTVAIRGDMDALPIQEENDLPFKSKNPNVMHACGHDIHTSVALGTVEVLNRMKNRIKGNVKIIFQPAEEGAPEGEEGGADLMVKQGVLDNPRPEAIFALHVNPDLETGKIGFTPGSAMANSDGFEIIIYGKKSHGAYPHLGIDAIYISAQFITSIQAIISRELDILDPSAVTVGIIEGGVRSNIIADRVKMIGTIRTLSKKHRQKVPELIERILKGVTESYGGTYKFNYREGVPMLYNNPELTEWAAGIARNIIGEKNVIQLKPQLGAEDFSFFAQKIPGVLFWLGVRNEKKGYIYPLHTSKFIAEEDSIFIGIKLMSNFVINYLKKK